From one Macadamia integrifolia cultivar HAES 741 unplaced genomic scaffold, SCU_Mint_v3 scaffold445, whole genome shotgun sequence genomic stretch:
- the LOC122068601 gene encoding villin-3-like isoform X1, which translates to MFSLFGASHSSENQDKSNNSNQGGATQRAAALAALNSAFNPSSATKAAASRPSSTSRGSQRAAAVAALSNVLTAEQKKRSPDSSPARGTRSPPRDTSSAGVKSENANSEVDDSQESPVKEREEGILSISDSNGEESELKQEIQQEMEQDEAQQDENGSKTYSYDQLNTKSTKTPKGIDLKKRESYLSDEEFQTVLGMTKEAFYCLPKWKQDMQKKRVSLF; encoded by the exons AATCAAGATAAGTCGAACAACTCAAATCAGGGAGGAGCAACTCAAAGAGCTGCTGCTTTGGCTGCATTGAACTCTGCCTTTAATCCATCCAGTGCAACCAAAGCTGCAGCTTCCAGgccatccagtacaagccgaggaTCACAGAGAGCAGCTGCTGTAGCTGCTCTTTCAAATGTTCTAACTGCTGAACAGAAGAAGCGGTCGCCTGATTCATCTCCTGCTCGAGGTACTAGAAGCCCACCCAGAGACACAAGCTCTG CTGGGGTGAAAAGTGAAAATGCTAACTCTGAGGTGGACGACTCTCAAGAATCTCCagtgaaggaaagagaagagggaaTATTATCCATATCTGACAGCAATGGAGAGGAGTCAGAGTTGAAGCAAGAGATCCAGCAGGAGATGGAGCAGGATGAGGCTCAGCAGGATGAGAATGGTAGTAAGACGTACAGTTATGATCAATTGAATACGAAATCGACCAAGACACCTAAAGGAAttgatttgaagaagagagag tCCTATCTGTCTGACGAGGAGTTCCAGACTGTATTGGGGATGACAAAAGAGGCATTCTACTGCCTGCCAAAGTGGAAGCAGGACATGCAGAAGAAGAGAGTGTCTCTCTTCTGA
- the LOC122068601 gene encoding villin-3-like isoform X2 yields the protein MFSLFGASHSSENQDKSNNSNQGGATQRAAALAALNSAFNPSSATKAAASRPSSTSRGSQRAAAVAALSNVLTAEQKKRSPDSSPARAGVKSENANSEVDDSQESPVKEREEGILSISDSNGEESELKQEIQQEMEQDEAQQDENGSKTYSYDQLNTKSTKTPKGIDLKKRESYLSDEEFQTVLGMTKEAFYCLPKWKQDMQKKRVSLF from the exons AATCAAGATAAGTCGAACAACTCAAATCAGGGAGGAGCAACTCAAAGAGCTGCTGCTTTGGCTGCATTGAACTCTGCCTTTAATCCATCCAGTGCAACCAAAGCTGCAGCTTCCAGgccatccagtacaagccgaggaTCACAGAGAGCAGCTGCTGTAGCTGCTCTTTCAAATGTTCTAACTGCTGAACAGAAGAAGCGGTCGCCTGATTCATCTCCTGCTCGAG CTGGGGTGAAAAGTGAAAATGCTAACTCTGAGGTGGACGACTCTCAAGAATCTCCagtgaaggaaagagaagagggaaTATTATCCATATCTGACAGCAATGGAGAGGAGTCAGAGTTGAAGCAAGAGATCCAGCAGGAGATGGAGCAGGATGAGGCTCAGCAGGATGAGAATGGTAGTAAGACGTACAGTTATGATCAATTGAATACGAAATCGACCAAGACACCTAAAGGAAttgatttgaagaagagagag tCCTATCTGTCTGACGAGGAGTTCCAGACTGTATTGGGGATGACAAAAGAGGCATTCTACTGCCTGCCAAAGTGGAAGCAGGACATGCAGAAGAAGAGAGTGTCTCTCTTCTGA